A section of the Mycolicibacterium chubuense NBB4 genome encodes:
- a CDS encoding AAA family ATPase has product MSTARDYLDAGFDALGLLGGPADLNAAREQFRRAVGMDAGMCDAWLGLIATGDHASETLRHAHETSATVHRETRRLGLQDTALEASVPSPGFIEVFPYTAATITLAFIAALLSEGDHDTAEKLLESFDTDREPLQTPIWRCLGVTLHYITQRWTDVLDWAARPVSGTLRVVDAATDLMAGVAHVHLGEVEAGLVLLRAVPTDQVSAQAGALAALYRGYALRRLGREDDARAEFGMATVNGRMLADAAAALADATYAPAITTAEAIAARTTRWDPQSGPTLDELREAEQAKAAQAVLEESERDLQAFIGLGAVKAHINKLKRGLVYDRRLAARGEAVGERNALHMTLVGPPGTAKTSIARVMGKMYFGLGILKSPKFIEVSRKDLVGGHIGETEIKTGAILDRARGRVLFVDEAPELYKADNERDFGRIALDVLMKFAEDHRDDTLIALAGYAGGMNRLLSANPGLRSRFPNKLEFTSYSANELGQIAALFAESYRVLVHPEAVAAFSRYTQWLTATSTANPDDPTETLIDIAGNGRYVRNVMSEAVELMKARVVTDPSIDMATADLDVLRTVTSGDMIGAVTAILASAGIQTQ; this is encoded by the coding sequence ATGAGCACTGCGCGTGACTACCTCGACGCTGGTTTCGACGCGCTGGGCCTGCTTGGCGGTCCCGCCGATCTCAATGCTGCTCGCGAGCAGTTTCGCCGCGCGGTCGGCATGGACGCCGGGATGTGTGATGCCTGGCTGGGCTTGATCGCGACCGGTGATCACGCCAGCGAGACGCTGCGCCACGCCCACGAGACCAGCGCGACGGTGCACCGCGAGACTCGCCGTCTGGGTCTGCAGGACACGGCCCTGGAGGCGTCGGTGCCCTCTCCGGGCTTCATTGAGGTGTTCCCCTACACCGCTGCGACGATCACGCTGGCCTTCATCGCTGCGCTGCTCAGCGAGGGCGATCACGATACCGCCGAGAAGCTGTTGGAGTCCTTCGACACCGACCGCGAGCCGCTTCAGACCCCGATCTGGCGTTGCTTGGGGGTGACCCTGCACTACATCACCCAGCGCTGGACTGATGTCCTTGACTGGGCGGCCCGGCCGGTTAGCGGGACCCTTCGGGTAGTTGACGCTGCGACCGATCTGATGGCGGGTGTCGCCCATGTGCATTTGGGTGAGGTCGAGGCCGGGCTGGTCCTGCTGCGCGCTGTCCCCACCGACCAGGTGAGCGCCCAGGCGGGCGCCTTGGCTGCTCTGTACCGGGGCTACGCCCTGCGCAGGCTTGGGCGGGAGGACGACGCACGCGCAGAGTTCGGGATGGCCACCGTCAACGGTCGGATGCTTGCCGATGCCGCTGCAGCACTGGCCGATGCCACCTATGCGCCAGCGATCACCACGGCCGAGGCAATCGCCGCGCGGACGACCCGCTGGGATCCACAGTCCGGACCGACCCTCGACGAGCTGCGCGAAGCCGAGCAGGCCAAAGCCGCCCAGGCTGTCCTTGAGGAATCCGAGCGGGATCTGCAGGCCTTCATCGGCCTGGGCGCCGTGAAGGCTCACATCAACAAGCTCAAGAGGGGGCTGGTGTACGACCGTAGGCTGGCCGCACGCGGCGAGGCGGTCGGCGAGCGCAACGCCCTGCACATGACTCTGGTTGGCCCCCCAGGCACGGCGAAGACGTCCATTGCCCGGGTGATGGGCAAGATGTACTTCGGCTTGGGCATTCTGAAGTCACCGAAGTTCATCGAGGTCTCCCGTAAGGACCTCGTCGGTGGACACATCGGTGAAACCGAGATCAAGACGGGCGCGATTCTCGATCGAGCGCGCGGCCGAGTCCTGTTCGTCGACGAGGCCCCCGAGTTGTACAAGGCCGACAACGAACGCGACTTCGGCCGAATCGCGCTGGACGTCCTCATGAAGTTCGCCGAGGATCACCGCGATGACACCCTGATCGCACTCGCGGGCTACGCCGGGGGAATGAACCGGCTTCTGTCGGCCAACCCGGGTCTGCGGTCACGCTTTCCGAACAAGTTGGAGTTCACGTCCTACAGTGCTAACGAGCTCGGTCAGATCGCCGCTCTGTTCGCCGAGAGCTATCGCGTCCTGGTGCACCCCGAGGCGGTCGCGGCGTTTAGCCGTTACACGCAGTGGCTCACCGCTACCTCGACCGCTAATCCAGATGACCCCACCGAGACGCTGATCGACATCGCCGGCAACGGCCGCTACGTACGTAACGTCATGTCGGAGGCGGTAGAGCTGATGAAGGCCCGAGTGGTCACGGACCCCTCGATCGACATGGCCACCGCCGATCTCGATGTGCTGCGCACCGTCACCAGCGGCGACATGATCGGCGCCGTCACTGCGATCCTTGCCAGCGCCGGGATACAGACACAGTAG
- a CDS encoding discoidin domain-containing protein produces MTRGIDNDQWLRNIGAVTVHADDDRHDGSWSHTEVSDSPSPTPAAGEAEPTDEPRTEPAEMPLDDDYDDGPRHDSLLTAHLELGDPVDLDSISLPATDSADSRPARRFTPWVLGAFGAAAALATVITLVVTMANSPGPTPSPAAAPVAPRDVEVATPSAPPNTDGPLPFTASSDCPAGSTSAQAVADPNSTTPWVCVRSVDGQVLQIDLGRTFVITAVSIVPGAVNKVDNGGGDQTDLWLQHRVVTRVQWQFNDTDRTVKNQNTGNVRGEAVEPIKPGVLASKITVIIQETSRPPVIAPSGTTPGPPPPGTRPSILGSILGDQGGTAQAPPPAVPGDATSPDPADGTFAVSSIKIIGHKAV; encoded by the coding sequence ATGACGCGCGGGATCGACAACGACCAGTGGCTGCGCAACATCGGCGCCGTCACTGTCCACGCCGACGACGATCGCCACGACGGTTCCTGGTCACACACCGAGGTATCCGACTCACCAAGCCCCACACCCGCCGCCGGCGAGGCGGAGCCGACCGATGAACCTCGCACCGAGCCCGCCGAGATGCCACTCGATGACGACTACGACGACGGTCCCCGGCACGACTCCCTACTCACTGCACACCTTGAGCTGGGCGACCCGGTGGATCTGGACAGCATCAGCCTGCCCGCCACCGACTCAGCGGACTCCCGCCCAGCACGCCGCTTCACCCCGTGGGTGCTGGGGGCATTCGGCGCTGCAGCAGCCCTCGCAACGGTGATCACCCTGGTCGTCACCATGGCCAACTCGCCGGGCCCGACACCGAGCCCCGCCGCGGCGCCGGTCGCGCCGCGCGACGTCGAGGTGGCTACGCCCAGCGCCCCACCGAATACCGATGGGCCGCTGCCGTTTACCGCATCCTCGGACTGCCCAGCGGGCTCCACGTCCGCGCAGGCCGTCGCTGACCCCAATTCCACAACGCCGTGGGTATGCGTGCGATCGGTCGACGGTCAAGTCCTGCAGATCGATCTGGGCCGCACCTTTGTGATCACCGCGGTATCAATCGTTCCCGGCGCGGTCAACAAGGTCGACAACGGTGGCGGCGATCAGACCGACCTCTGGCTACAGCACCGCGTCGTGACTCGGGTGCAGTGGCAGTTCAACGACACCGACCGCACGGTCAAGAACCAGAACACCGGCAACGTTCGCGGCGAAGCCGTGGAGCCCATCAAGCCGGGAGTGTTGGCTTCCAAAATCACGGTCATCATTCAGGAGACCAGCCGACCACCGGTGATCGCACCGTCCGGCACCACCCCGGGGCCACCACCGCCGGGCACCCGACCCTCGATCCTCGGCAGCATCCTCGGCGATCAGGGCGGCACAGCCCAGGCGCCCCCACCTGCCGTCCCCGGCGACGCCACTTCACCCGACCCAGCGGACGGCACCTTCGCCGTGTCGAGCATCAAAATCATTGGACACAAGGCGGTTTGA
- a CDS encoding ATP-binding protein translates to MARNADPRVDHAFDPPLAVIGNLRFTRGGVYADYLIDGLPLVLRPLRTHERGSRFYRNLARALPSGWSLSGLIDTTDPNRLMRNIVGNHSHRLNWVEHCRLWEPTFNPAAAPADGTVFLEERRRGWLTFPVDSGRAGRTAAGAATKAKDWVAGRDVDSDNSVAAYARLAAEIVASLPQQFSVRPASPLQILWQHRHNVFRGTLRDSMPPAGAGPARLTAADFIRPAVDEGANAVRSTRWPTMRPIVRLYDADNPQGPCSYQALLPVTHFPDTGLRFTKAAYLYALDNVDTEASIDWMQHVTVRSPERAEALNARAAKNIKDQMWQRGRMIEEDDELDTKLANTREYNAQIKGNPSERELDVATLIAVGAPTIAMCEDAVKQVRHELDQAEIAVSRWRGAQSKLWAAFNPGTEKHTHLDEFRDPTSSHLWGRFTPLISTRVGDSRGTPLAENQNTLRRSLILHDPEGCARRNKNTGLIVIGDPGAGKSNRAKLSGIEVVLRGGKVDVFDPGTHGEWGQAFRNVTHTTVIDLGDSRFSLDPLRMFPFEDAGAVAADHILPMIGVPADSDMENRFTLLVSPAMREAHGIGSTRALIGYLRAQPEAHSDTLLARLEAWATQPAARAIFDETLQPYSPTQSLATIWLTNRLGLPDADDILNPHLYDKLPKGARAGMAIYGLIIDTVQRHQFLHREQFSTMIFEEAAELMAYPAGARTAHRITRQGRKHATGIWLISQDYRDFARMGDKFITQKWLFAIRNEELATKTLEWAGVDPALYPEVVQSYYEDTSPAESADDEDSDDDAFGRVHPTRMGEGFIVDERGRRARCRFLGAPTPQLAADVDSTPPAEVFA, encoded by the coding sequence ATGGCGCGCAACGCTGATCCGCGCGTTGATCACGCCTTCGACCCGCCGCTAGCGGTGATCGGCAACCTTCGCTTCACGCGCGGTGGGGTGTACGCCGACTACCTCATCGACGGTCTGCCCCTGGTCCTGCGGCCACTACGCACCCATGAACGGGGAAGCCGCTTCTACCGCAACCTGGCCCGCGCCCTGCCCTCAGGCTGGAGCCTGTCCGGCCTGATCGACACGACCGACCCAAACCGGCTGATGCGCAACATCGTTGGCAATCACAGCCACCGCCTGAACTGGGTCGAGCACTGCCGCCTGTGGGAGCCAACGTTCAACCCCGCAGCCGCACCAGCAGACGGCACGGTCTTCCTCGAGGAGCGGCGCCGAGGCTGGCTGACGTTCCCCGTCGACAGTGGCCGCGCCGGTCGCACCGCAGCCGGCGCGGCCACCAAGGCTAAAGACTGGGTCGCCGGCCGCGACGTCGACTCCGACAACTCGGTGGCCGCCTACGCCCGCCTCGCCGCCGAGATAGTTGCCTCACTTCCCCAGCAATTCAGCGTCCGGCCCGCTAGCCCGCTACAGATCCTCTGGCAGCACCGGCACAACGTCTTTCGCGGAACGCTGCGCGACTCGATGCCTCCGGCCGGAGCAGGCCCAGCCCGGCTCACCGCAGCTGACTTCATCCGTCCGGCTGTCGACGAGGGGGCCAACGCCGTCCGCTCGACGCGGTGGCCAACCATGCGCCCGATCGTGCGCCTGTATGACGCCGATAATCCTCAGGGACCGTGCAGCTACCAAGCGCTGCTGCCCGTAACTCACTTTCCCGACACCGGGCTTCGGTTCACTAAGGCCGCCTACCTCTACGCCCTGGATAACGTCGACACCGAGGCCAGCATCGACTGGATGCAGCACGTCACGGTCCGCAGTCCCGAACGCGCCGAGGCGCTCAACGCGCGAGCCGCCAAGAACATCAAGGACCAAATGTGGCAGCGAGGCCGCATGATTGAAGAGGACGACGAACTCGACACCAAACTGGCCAACACGCGCGAGTACAACGCACAAATCAAGGGCAACCCCAGCGAGCGGGAGCTCGACGTCGCGACCCTGATCGCTGTGGGCGCACCCACAATCGCGATGTGTGAGGATGCGGTCAAACAGGTCCGCCATGAACTCGACCAGGCCGAAATCGCGGTGAGCCGCTGGCGCGGTGCACAGTCGAAGCTGTGGGCCGCGTTCAATCCTGGTACCGAGAAGCACACCCACCTCGACGAGTTCAGAGATCCCACTTCATCCCACTTATGGGGCCGGTTCACACCGCTGATCTCCACCCGGGTCGGAGACTCCCGCGGCACCCCGCTGGCAGAAAATCAGAACACGCTGCGACGCAGCCTGATCCTGCACGACCCCGAGGGATGCGCCCGCCGTAACAAAAACACCGGCCTGATCGTCATCGGCGATCCTGGCGCAGGAAAGTCGAACCGCGCCAAGCTATCCGGGATTGAAGTCGTCCTGCGGGGCGGCAAAGTCGACGTGTTCGATCCCGGTACGCACGGCGAGTGGGGGCAGGCGTTTCGCAACGTCACCCACACGACGGTGATTGATCTGGGAGACTCCCGGTTCAGCCTCGATCCGTTGCGGATGTTCCCCTTTGAGGACGCCGGCGCAGTCGCCGCTGATCACATTCTGCCGATGATCGGCGTGCCCGCCGACAGCGACATGGAGAACCGTTTCACGCTGCTGGTGAGCCCGGCGATGCGCGAAGCCCACGGCATCGGCTCGACGCGGGCGCTGATCGGATACCTGCGGGCCCAGCCAGAGGCACACAGTGACACGCTGCTGGCCCGCCTGGAGGCCTGGGCCACTCAGCCGGCGGCACGGGCCATTTTCGATGAAACGCTCCAGCCATACTCACCCACGCAGTCACTGGCCACCATCTGGCTGACCAACCGTCTCGGACTGCCCGACGCCGACGACATCCTCAACCCACACCTGTACGACAAGCTGCCCAAGGGCGCCCGGGCGGGCATGGCGATCTACGGACTGATCATCGACACCGTGCAGCGTCACCAATTTCTGCACCGCGAGCAGTTCTCCACGATGATCTTCGAGGAGGCCGCCGAATTGATGGCCTATCCGGCCGGCGCACGTACCGCTCACCGCATCACTCGCCAAGGGCGCAAGCACGCCACCGGCATCTGGCTGATCTCGCAGGACTACCGCGATTTCGCTCGGATGGGCGATAAGTTCATTACCCAGAAATGGCTGTTCGCGATCCGCAACGAGGAGCTGGCCACCAAGACCCTGGAGTGGGCCGGTGTCGACCCCGCTCTCTACCCAGAGGTAGTGCAGTCCTACTACGAGGACACCAGCCCGGCGGAATCCGCCGACGACGAGGACAGCGACGACGACGCCTTCGGAAGGGTTCACCCCACGCGCATGGGGGAGGGGTTCATTGTCGATGAACGCGGTCGTCGCGCGCGCTGCCGGTTCCTCGGCGCACCCACCCCGCAGTTGGCCGCTGATGTCGACAGCACCCCTCCGGCAGAGGTTTTCGCATGA
- a CDS encoding TraM recognition domain-containing protein, whose product MLADPMQRVLTFNSRMRDSVAITVSKAVTPWVRLGLSSAEHLDRLSGVDQLSIEAFDVSMLDDPEASLFVIAPNTGTVAGAAVALIDSIIRHFRKRTAQHQLEHRLLLELDEVCNSCPLPALLNYVGESAGLGVNIMATVQASSHFDVVYGPKYADALRDIFPGTVVMYGAHERHLLEQASHWEGLATRRTESYEPNGGSRSQSSQLGARIEWQELLPQSLEEAQLLLRGTAGRRVQIPDWSQFLKIYDQAIESRRRRTA is encoded by the coding sequence ATGTTGGCCGACCCGATGCAACGTGTGCTGACGTTCAACAGTCGCATGCGTGACAGCGTGGCGATCACCGTGTCCAAGGCGGTCACCCCGTGGGTTCGGCTCGGGCTGAGCAGCGCCGAGCACCTAGACCGCCTCAGCGGCGTCGACCAACTCAGCATCGAGGCGTTCGATGTCTCGATGCTTGATGATCCCGAGGCCAGCCTGTTTGTCATCGCCCCGAATACCGGCACCGTGGCCGGCGCGGCGGTGGCCCTGATCGACTCCATCATCCGCCACTTCCGCAAGCGCACAGCCCAACATCAGCTTGAGCATCGTCTGCTGCTCGAACTGGACGAGGTGTGCAACTCCTGCCCCCTGCCAGCGCTGCTCAACTACGTCGGTGAGTCGGCCGGACTCGGTGTCAACATCATGGCCACCGTGCAGGCATCCAGTCACTTCGACGTTGTGTACGGGCCGAAATACGCCGATGCGCTGCGCGACATCTTCCCGGGCACGGTAGTGATGTACGGGGCGCACGAACGCCACCTGCTCGAACAAGCTTCACACTGGGAGGGGCTGGCCACTCGCCGAACCGAATCCTACGAGCCCAACGGTGGAAGTCGTTCGCAGTCCTCGCAACTCGGGGCGCGCATCGAGTGGCAGGAGCTTCTGCCCCAGAGCCTTGAAGAGGCTCAGCTGTTGTTACGCGGGACGGCCGGACGTCGGGTCCAAATCCCCGACTGGAGCCAGTTCTTGAAGATCTACGATCAAGCGATCGAATCCCGCAGACGGCGCACAGCCTAA
- a CDS encoding IS256 family transposase produces the protein MLTVVHDVREANESTSGAGRSLLDEIVRDGARQMLAAALQAEVAAYVEQFADQLDENGHRLVVRNGYHQPREVLTAAGAVEVRAPRVNDRRMDPDTGVRQRFSSAILPAWARKSPQMSEVLPLLYLHGLSSGDFGPALEQFLGSGAGLSASTITRLTSQWQDEAAAFGRRDLSGTDYVYLWVDGIHLKVRLEQTKLCLLVMIGVRADGRKELVALTDGYRESCESWADLLRDCRRRGMTAPVLAVGDGALGFWKAVREVFPATREQRCWFHKQANVLAALPKSAHPSALAAMKDIYNAQDIDEAQVAVKAFEVDFGAKYPKAVAKIVDDLDVLLEFYKYPAEHWIHLRTTNPIESTFATVRLRTKVTKGPGSRAAGIAMAYKLIDAAQARWRAVNAPHLVALVRAGAVFHKGKLLERPTDITPPTPPSSGDERTGTEVA, from the coding sequence ATGCTCACCGTAGTTCACGATGTCCGAGAGGCCAACGAAAGCACCAGCGGTGCTGGTCGGTCGTTGTTGGACGAGATCGTCCGTGACGGCGCCCGGCAGATGTTGGCCGCCGCACTGCAGGCCGAGGTCGCCGCCTATGTGGAGCAGTTCGCCGACCAGCTCGACGAGAACGGTCACCGGCTGGTGGTCCGCAACGGCTATCACCAGCCGCGTGAGGTGCTGACCGCGGCCGGGGCGGTCGAGGTGCGCGCGCCGCGGGTCAACGACCGCCGGATGGACCCCGATACCGGTGTGCGGCAGCGGTTCTCCTCGGCGATCCTGCCGGCGTGGGCGCGCAAGTCCCCGCAGATGAGCGAGGTGCTGCCGCTGCTGTACCTGCACGGGTTGTCCAGCGGCGATTTCGGTCCGGCGCTGGAGCAGTTCCTGGGCTCGGGTGCGGGTTTGTCGGCGTCGACGATCACCCGGCTGACCAGCCAGTGGCAGGACGAGGCTGCCGCGTTCGGGCGCCGGGACCTGTCCGGCACTGACTACGTCTACCTGTGGGTCGACGGCATCCACCTCAAGGTCCGCCTGGAGCAGACCAAGCTGTGCCTGCTGGTGATGATCGGTGTGCGTGCTGACGGCCGCAAGGAGCTCGTCGCGCTCACCGACGGCTATCGGGAGTCATGCGAGTCGTGGGCCGATCTGCTGCGGGATTGCAGACGCCGCGGCATGACCGCCCCGGTGCTCGCCGTCGGGGATGGCGCCCTCGGGTTCTGGAAGGCGGTCCGCGAAGTGTTCCCAGCCACGCGAGAACAGCGCTGCTGGTTCCACAAGCAAGCCAATGTCCTTGCTGCGCTGCCGAAATCAGCGCACCCGTCGGCGTTGGCGGCCATGAAGGACATCTACAACGCGCAGGACATCGACGAGGCCCAGGTGGCGGTCAAGGCTTTCGAGGTCGACTTCGGGGCGAAGTATCCCAAGGCGGTCGCCAAGATCGTCGACGACCTCGATGTCCTGTTGGAGTTCTACAAGTACCCGGCCGAGCATTGGATCCATTTGAGGACGACAAATCCGATCGAAAGCACTTTTGCCACCGTGCGACTTCGGACCAAGGTCACCAAAGGGCCGGGATCACGCGCGGCCGGTATTGCCATGGCCTACAAGCTGATCGACGCCGCACAGGCACGCTGGCGGGCCGTCAACGCACCGCATCTGGTCGCGCTGGTACGTGCCGGCGCGGTCTTCCACAAAGGCAAGCTGCTCGAACGGCCCACCGACATCACCCCGCCGACACCGCCCTCAAGCGGTGACGAGCGCACCGGAACGGAGGTCGCCTGA
- a CDS encoding IS110 family transposase — protein MSVHVASVTSSTIVVAVDVGKTSAMLSVTDAARHRLVGPSEFAMTGSALAEAIAAAAAALPSMAQVKVGVEAAGHYHRPVLDHRWPDGWEVLELNPAQVAEQRRVQGRRRVKTDVIDLEAITELVLAGYGCPVADRDVVIGEVTAWAVHRSRRVATRTATKNQLLGQLDRAFPGLTLALPDVLGTRIGRLVAAEFADPARLAGLGVTRLIRFAATRGLALRRPVAERLIAAARDALPTRDGVIARRILASDLALLADLDDQIHSAETTLESLLPASPYATLTSVPGWGVVRVSNYAAALGDPHRWPGPRQIYRASGLSPMQYESAHKRRDGGISREGSVALRRALIDLGIGLWLNESAAKNYAQALKDRGKHGGIVLCALAHRANRIAHALVRDHATYEPTRWT, from the coding sequence GTGTCTGTGCATGTAGCTTCAGTCACGTCGTCCACGATCGTCGTTGCCGTGGATGTCGGCAAGACCTCGGCGATGTTGTCGGTGACCGACGCGGCTCGTCATCGGCTGGTCGGTCCTTCGGAGTTCGCGATGACCGGTTCGGCTCTGGCTGAGGCCATAGCTGCGGCGGCAGCTGCACTGCCCTCGATGGCCCAGGTGAAAGTCGGTGTCGAGGCCGCCGGCCACTATCACCGTCCCGTACTGGATCACCGATGGCCGGATGGCTGGGAGGTGTTGGAGCTCAATCCTGCTCAGGTCGCCGAACAGCGCCGGGTACAGGGTCGACGACGGGTCAAGACCGATGTGATCGACTTGGAGGCGATTACCGAACTGGTGCTGGCCGGTTACGGATGCCCGGTGGCCGATCGCGATGTCGTGATCGGCGAGGTGACCGCCTGGGCCGTGCACCGGAGTCGACGAGTCGCCACGCGGACTGCGACGAAGAACCAGTTGCTCGGACAACTGGACCGCGCGTTTCCCGGGCTGACTTTGGCTCTGCCCGATGTGTTGGGGACCCGGATCGGCCGGCTAGTAGCCGCTGAGTTCGCCGACCCGGCTCGTCTAGCCGGTCTGGGAGTCACCCGACTGATTCGATTCGCGGCGACCCGCGGCCTGGCGCTGCGGCGTCCAGTTGCCGAACGTCTGATCGCCGCGGCCCGCGACGCATTGCCGACCCGCGACGGCGTGATCGCGCGCCGGATCCTGGCTAGCGATCTGGCGTTGTTGGCCGATCTCGACGACCAGATCCACAGTGCGGAGACCACGCTGGAGTCCCTACTGCCGGCCAGCCCCTACGCAACGCTGACGTCAGTGCCGGGCTGGGGAGTGGTACGAGTATCCAATTACGCTGCTGCTCTGGGCGATCCACACCGGTGGCCGGGCCCGCGGCAGATCTATCGCGCCTCGGGACTATCCCCAATGCAATACGAATCCGCGCACAAACGACGCGACGGCGGCATCAGCCGCGAAGGCAGTGTGGCGTTGCGCCGCGCCCTGATCGACCTCGGCATCGGCCTGTGGCTCAACGAGTCAGCCGCCAAGAACTACGCCCAAGCACTCAAAGACCGCGGCAAGCACGGCGGCATCGTGCTCTGCGCGCTGGCCCACCGTGCCAACCGGATCGCCCACGCACTCGTTCGCGACCACGCCACCTACGAGCCGACCCGCTGGACCTGA
- a CDS encoding serine/threonine-protein kinase, translated as MFAVGSVVAGYRIERVLATGATGTVYLARNPMLPRRDALKVLSAELCEDEAFRERFVREADIASLLEHPNIVAIHSRGEAENGQLWIAMQYVAGTDAEAALRAGTLSAARAIRIIGEVAKALDYAHQRGVVHHDVKPGNVLLALGSDDDERVLLSDFGVARAAGTPGGPEQLPDDSTLAVTLAYAAPEVIAGEAIDGRADIYSLACTLFRLLTGKQPFSNAEGTTALALAHLHQPPPRISDHLPRATRQLDIVIARALAKNPSDRFSSAREFAAAAAAAAESIIAPTAQSPGRGAGHTQVDRLPPSGSRLNSLGEAIRSAPIRLLQLRPPRHLVVLWSIFAVVAAIAVVMWAIVLWPVFN; from the coding sequence ATGTTCGCGGTGGGCTCGGTGGTGGCTGGATATCGGATTGAACGGGTGCTGGCCACCGGCGCGACGGGAACGGTGTACCTGGCAAGAAACCCGATGCTGCCCCGACGGGATGCGCTCAAGGTGCTCAGCGCCGAGCTCTGCGAAGACGAGGCATTTCGCGAGCGCTTCGTTCGTGAAGCCGACATCGCTTCGCTACTTGAGCACCCCAATATCGTCGCGATCCACAGCCGGGGTGAGGCCGAAAACGGGCAACTGTGGATCGCCATGCAATATGTCGCCGGCACCGACGCCGAAGCGGCATTGCGGGCTGGCACCTTGAGCGCAGCACGGGCGATCCGCATCATTGGTGAAGTCGCCAAAGCCCTGGACTACGCCCACCAGCGCGGTGTGGTCCACCACGACGTCAAGCCGGGAAATGTGCTGCTGGCCTTGGGTTCTGACGACGATGAGCGAGTTCTTCTTAGCGACTTTGGGGTGGCGCGGGCTGCCGGGACGCCGGGTGGTCCCGAGCAGCTGCCCGACGATTCGACCCTCGCTGTAACCCTTGCCTATGCCGCGCCAGAAGTGATCGCGGGCGAGGCGATCGACGGCCGCGCCGACATTTACTCGCTGGCATGCACCCTGTTCCGGCTGCTCACCGGTAAGCAGCCGTTCTCCAACGCCGAGGGGACCACCGCCCTGGCCCTGGCCCATCTGCACCAGCCGCCGCCACGGATCTCCGACCACCTGCCCCGAGCAACCCGCCAGCTCGACATCGTGATAGCCAGGGCGCTGGCCAAGAATCCCTCGGATCGCTTTAGCTCGGCGCGCGAGTTCGCCGCGGCAGCCGCGGCCGCAGCTGAGTCGATCATCGCGCCGACAGCGCAGAGTCCGGGGCGGGGCGCTGGCCATACGCAAGTTGATCGGTTGCCGCCCAGCGGGTCTCGACTCAACAGCCTCGGCGAGGCGATCCGGTCTGCGCCGATCAGACTGCTGCAGCTTCGCCCGCCGCGGCATCTTGTCGTCCTGTGGTCCATCTTCGCCGTCGTGGCAGCCATCGCGGTGGTGATGTGGGCGATAGTGCTGTGGCCGGTGTTCAACTGA
- a CDS encoding conjugal transfer protein — translation MTVLLTASSSRAAEVARCFPNSTDMSLPTTSPLIVTAQAASATFVGQTAPGVSTYGVIVAVTEQPYTNAPPVRSYYQLPVSVYNGSAPRAMAKPARRDPPPPGVDVALDYPVTITNDATLAAVITGFVTCYLTDANGFERFITVDSGLGPLRAYSSATVTSIRAQHPAPQTPADGAELRVWVTVSARAADYTSTPLEYPLTLRATGGAWSVAGIDVVPAIDPDAPPAPVAATAR, via the coding sequence GTGACAGTCCTTCTGACTGCCAGCAGCAGCCGGGCCGCAGAGGTGGCCCGCTGCTTTCCCAACAGCACCGACATGTCGCTGCCCACGACATCACCACTGATCGTCACGGCCCAGGCCGCCTCGGCGACGTTCGTAGGCCAAACCGCGCCCGGCGTTTCGACGTACGGGGTGATCGTCGCGGTCACCGAACAGCCCTACACCAACGCTCCACCCGTACGCAGCTACTACCAGCTTCCAGTCAGCGTCTACAACGGCAGCGCACCGCGCGCGATGGCCAAACCGGCCCGCCGTGACCCCCCACCGCCCGGGGTCGACGTCGCCCTGGACTACCCAGTCACCATCACCAACGACGCCACCCTGGCGGCGGTGATCACGGGGTTCGTCACCTGCTACCTCACCGATGCCAACGGGTTCGAACGGTTCATCACCGTCGACTCGGGCCTCGGACCGTTGCGGGCGTACTCCTCGGCCACCGTCACCTCCATCCGCGCCCAGCACCCTGCCCCACAGACACCGGCCGACGGCGCCGAGCTGCGGGTGTGGGTGACGGTCAGCGCCCGGGCCGCGGACTACACCAGCACTCCATTGGAGTATCCGCTGACACTGCGCGCGACCGGCGGCGCGTGGTCGGTGGCCGGTATCGACGTGGTGCCGGCGATCGACCCAGATGCACCACCGGCCCCGGTCGCGGCGACCGCGCGCTGA